The following are encoded together in the Citrus sinensis cultivar Valencia sweet orange chromosome 1, DVS_A1.0, whole genome shotgun sequence genome:
- the LOC102609711 gene encoding E3 ubiquitin-protein ligase ORTHRUS 2, whose translation MAHDIQLPCNLDEQCMRCKVKPPPEETITCSTCVTPWHVACLTKPPETLASSLSWLCPDCSGVDGPALPSGGTAGDGGDLVAAIRAIEADEKLTDKEKARKRQELLSGKVEEEMKENENEKKSKGKERESDSDVLDLLDGSLNCSFCMQLPERPVTAPCGHNFCLKCFQKWIGQGKRTCAKCRHIIPPKMASQPRINSALVTAIRMAKLSKSNLAAVPTKVYHFMRNQDRPDKAFTTERAQKTGKANAASGKIFVTIPPDHFGPIPAENDPERNQGVLVGECWEDRLECRQWGAHFPHVAGIAGQSNYGSQSVALSGGYEDDEDHGEWFLYTGSGGRDLSGNKRTNKEQSFDQKFEKMNEALRVSCKKGYPVRVVRSHKEKRSSYAPEKGVRYDGVYRIEKCWRKIGIQGFKVCRYLFVRCDNEPAPWTSDEFGDRPRSLPGIPELKMATDVTERKESPAWDFDEEDSRWKWKKPPPLSKKPIGTGKPEDGKKVRRAIRQAQNTSVREKLLKEFSCLICRQVMNLPITTPCAHNFCKSCLEGAFAGKTFVRERSRGGRTLRSQKNVMQCPSCPTDISEFLQNPQVNRELMDVIESLKHKTEENEDPPEELSDEEINGMENPNPTSGITGTAATENFENADVKEDLQNSPAKPKPKRASKRMKLDSGGSSSFDGSNEEENRISVEKPGCSNGDSKVKKVESGVPKGLTNDGDGSVKQNVGLQSRSRKIPAATADEGDSPASTLQLQSSDEDFE comes from the exons ATGGCGCACGATATCCAACTGCCCTGCAACTTAGATGAGCAGTGCATGCGCTGCAAAGTGAAACCCCCTCCCGAGGAAACGATCACGTGCAGCACGTGCGTCACTCCCTGGCACGTGGCCTGCCTGACCAAGCCTCCCGAGACCCTAGCTTCGTCTCTCTCGTGGTTATGCCCCGACTGCTCCGGCGTCGATGGACCTGCTCTGCCCTCGGGCGGCACCGCCGGAGATGGCGGGGATCTGGTGGCGGCTATACGAGCTATTGAGGCGGACGAGAAGTTGACGGATAAGGAGAAGGCAAGGAAAAGGCAGGAGCTTTTGAGCGGGAAAGTTGAGGAGGAAATGAaagagaatgagaatgagaagaagagCAAAGGAAAGGAGAGGGAGAGTGATAGTGATGTTTTGGACCTGCTTGATGGTAGCTTGAACTGTTCTTTCTGTATGCAGTTGCCTGAGAGACCTGTTACG GCACCATGTGGCCACAACTTCTGCCTAAAATGCTTCCAGAAATGGATTGGGCAAGGGAAGCGGACCTGTGCAAAATGCCGTCACATAATTCCTCCCAAAATGGCAAGCCAGCCCCGCATTAATTCTGCACTTGTGACTGCTATTCGTATGGCCAAGCTGTCAAAGTCAAACCTTGCTGCTGTGCCTACGAAGGTTTACCATTTTATGCGCAACCAAGACCGTCCAGACAAGGCATTTACTACTGAGCGGGCACAGAAGACTGGGAAGGCCAATGCTGCAAGTGGGAAGATTTTTGTTACTATACCACCTGATCATTTTGGGCCAATCCCAGCAGAAAATGATCCAGAGAGAAATCAGGGTGTGCTTGTTGGTGAATGTTGGGAAGACAGATTGGAATGCCGGCAGTGGGGTGCACATTTTCCTCATGTTGCTGGTATAGCTGGACAGTCAAACTATGGTTCTCAGTCAGTGGCACTATCCGGGGGATATGAAGATGACGAGGATCATGGAGAGTGGTTCCTATATACAGGAAG TGGTGGTAGAGATCTAAGTgggaacaaaagaacaaacaaaGAGCAGTCTTTTGatcaaaagtttgaaaaaatgaatgaagCCCTCAGAGTAAGTTGCAAAAAGGGCTACCCAGTTCGTGTTGTGAG GTCCCACAAGGAGAAACGTTCTTCTTATGCCCCTGAGAAAGGGGTGCGTTATGATGGAGTCTACAGAATTGAAAAGTGTTGGCGAAAAATTGGAATCCAA GGTTTCAAGGTCTGCAGATATTTGTTTGTTAGATGTGACAATGAGCCTGCTCCATGGACAAG TGATGAATTTGGGGATCGCCCTAGATCTTTGCCAGGTATTCCAGAGTTGAAAATGGCAACTGATGTAACAGAGAGGAAGGAAAGTCCAGCATGGGACTTTGAT GAAGAAGATAGTCGCTGGAAGTGGAAGAAACCTCCACCGCTTAGCAAAAAACCAATTGGTACAGGTAAGCCTGAGGATGGGAAGAAGGTGAGGAGAGCTATTAGGCAAGCACAGAATACAAGCGTACGAGAGAAGCTCCTGAAAG AATTCAGTTGCCTAATTTGTCGGCAAGTGATGAATCTGCCTATTACTACACCTTGTGCTCATAACTTTTGCAAGTCTTGTTTGGAAGGCGCGTTTGCTGGAAAGACTTTTGTGAGAGAGAGAAGTAGAGGTGGACGGACTCTTAGATCACAAAAGAATGTCATGCAGTGTCCGTCGTGCCCAACTGACATATctgaatttcttcaaaacccTCAA GTCAACAGAGAATTAATGGATGTAATTGAGTCACTGAAACATAAGACTGAAGAGAATGAAGACCCTCCTGAGGAATTGAGTGATGAAGAGATAAATGGGATGGAAAATCCTAATCCAACGTCTGGGATCACCGGAACTGCCGCCactgaaaattttgagaatgCTGATGTGAAAGAGGATTTGCAGAATTCTCCTGCCAAGCCTAAACCGAAAAGGGCTAGCAAGCGGATGAAACTTGATTCTGGGGGGAGCTCATCATTTGATGGCAGCAATGAAGAGGAAAACAGGATTTCAGTGGAGAAGCCTGGCTGTTCAAATGGAGACTCTAAAGTTAAAAAGGTTGAGTCAGGAGTTCCAAAAGGCTTGACCAATGATGGGGATGGTTCTGTGAAACAGAATGTTGGATTACAGAGCAGGAGCAGGAAAATTCCTGCAGCAACAGCAGATGAAGGGGATTCACCAGCAAGTACCCTCCAGCTGCAATCATCTGACGAAGATTTCGAATGA